One genomic segment of Occultella kanbiaonis includes these proteins:
- a CDS encoding ComF family protein, translating into MYARVSVQVVRAVLTDVLGLVLPVECPGCGAHDAHLCADCRELLTAPPRRCEEDTVFLAARDAGGIGPAVLGLPTWAVAPYASGSRRVVLAWKTGVRPDLAPELAHAGTAAGRRLAEHLREVPGTGPILVVPAPSGWRRRLARRFVVGDLADAVAVGLSAGLARQGRGRPVWVVDVLRRRGGSSHRLGAAARGRSGRAAVHLVAELPAGAPCVLVDDVVTTGATLAAARDALTMAGGQVLCAFALLATPRPGSTTWRADP; encoded by the coding sequence GTGTACGCACGGGTGTCGGTGCAGGTGGTGCGCGCGGTGCTGACCGATGTGCTCGGCCTCGTGCTGCCGGTCGAGTGTCCGGGCTGCGGCGCGCACGATGCGCACCTGTGCGCGGACTGCCGCGAGCTGCTGACCGCGCCGCCGCGGCGCTGCGAGGAGGACACCGTGTTCCTCGCCGCCCGGGACGCGGGCGGGATCGGGCCCGCGGTACTCGGGCTGCCGACCTGGGCCGTCGCGCCGTACGCCTCCGGGTCGCGACGCGTCGTGCTCGCCTGGAAGACCGGCGTGCGCCCCGATCTGGCCCCCGAACTGGCGCACGCCGGGACCGCGGCCGGCCGCCGGCTCGCCGAGCACCTGAGGGAGGTGCCCGGGACCGGGCCGATCCTGGTGGTCCCGGCCCCGTCTGGCTGGCGGCGGCGCCTGGCCCGCCGGTTCGTGGTGGGGGACCTGGCGGACGCCGTCGCCGTCGGGCTGAGCGCGGGGCTGGCCCGGCAGGGTCGGGGCCGCCCCGTGTGGGTGGTTGATGTGCTGCGCCGGCGTGGCGGCAGCTCGCACCGGCTCGGTGCGGCGGCCCGCGGACGGTCCGGGCGGGCGGCCGTGCATCTGGTCGCGGAACTGCCGGCCGGGGCACCCTGCGTGCTCGTCGACGACGTCGTCACCACCGGCGCCACCCTCGCCGCGGCCAGGGATGCGCTCACCATGGCCGGTGGGCAGGTGCTGTGCGCCTTCGCCCTCCTCGCGACGCCGCGGCCGGGTAGCACGACCTGGCGCGCCGACCCATGA
- a CDS encoding LpqB family beta-propeller domain-containing protein: MNPNAGITGKARAAVVLIALAVIAGCASLPTDGAVQRGVEAAPDTSGIVLSAEDPRPDASPSEIVRGFLAGSAGGLVDNFAVARKFLTTEGSDQWDPAGGVVIYSGSAALEVVEGEAGVVEVRVTVAGTVDPTGVRTEARPGTETTQEFRLTQDADAQWRIESLPDGVLISDVNFGSQYRGTPLYFLSPDATMLVPDMRFYPARNTATYAMNGLLGGPVEWLSTGVISAIPSGTSLTLDTVPVSAGTATVDVTEEISGAGSTDRARLQAQIQATLTALPQVQDVEILVDSRPFNTSDVDLDLTLNPGVGTSPTMLSGDALVRFNGSTLSAAPNTAPLTGIDASDPALPYGDDLAVALADDRFLITVPTPDTASVTLLEGTALLDPSFDRFGWVWTGERTNTGRLLLARTDGSTATLETPTLAGAQVASIRVSRDGTRMAVVYTGGGAMRVEVVAITRDADGVPIRLGPPLSLAPSMTSATQVVWVDESTLAVLGASGGSISVHLVTVGGQPTRSLPTVVDSASIAAARGERELYLVTSDGNLYARSGNGWRPVSGLDPVRDPTFPG; this comes from the coding sequence ATGAACCCGAACGCCGGCATCACCGGGAAGGCACGGGCCGCCGTCGTCCTCATCGCGCTCGCCGTGATCGCGGGCTGCGCGAGCCTGCCGACGGACGGCGCCGTGCAGCGCGGCGTGGAGGCGGCCCCGGACACGAGCGGCATCGTGCTCTCCGCCGAGGACCCGAGACCGGACGCGTCCCCGAGCGAGATCGTGCGCGGGTTCCTGGCCGGCAGCGCCGGCGGGCTGGTCGACAACTTCGCGGTCGCCCGCAAGTTCCTCACCACCGAGGGCAGCGACCAGTGGGATCCCGCCGGCGGCGTCGTCATCTACTCCGGCAGCGCCGCCCTTGAGGTCGTCGAGGGTGAGGCAGGCGTCGTGGAGGTGCGGGTCACCGTCGCCGGCACGGTCGACCCCACCGGCGTACGCACCGAGGCCCGGCCGGGCACCGAGACCACCCAGGAGTTCCGGCTGACCCAGGACGCCGACGCGCAGTGGCGCATCGAAAGCCTGCCCGACGGCGTCCTCATCTCCGACGTCAACTTCGGTTCGCAGTACCGCGGCACGCCGCTGTACTTCCTCTCCCCGGACGCCACCATGCTGGTGCCGGACATGCGCTTCTACCCGGCCCGCAACACCGCCACGTACGCCATGAACGGCCTGCTCGGCGGCCCCGTGGAGTGGCTCAGCACCGGGGTGATCAGCGCCATCCCGAGCGGCACCTCGCTCACCCTGGACACCGTGCCGGTCTCCGCGGGGACCGCGACGGTGGACGTGACCGAGGAGATCTCCGGTGCCGGCTCGACCGACCGGGCGCGCCTCCAGGCGCAGATCCAGGCCACCCTCACCGCGCTGCCCCAGGTCCAGGACGTCGAGATCCTGGTCGACTCCAGGCCGTTCAACACCTCGGACGTCGACCTCGACCTCACCCTGAACCCGGGGGTCGGCACGTCGCCGACGATGCTCTCCGGTGACGCCCTGGTGCGGTTCAACGGGTCCACGCTGTCCGCCGCACCGAACACGGCGCCGTTGACCGGCATCGACGCGTCCGACCCGGCGCTGCCCTACGGCGACGACCTCGCCGTCGCGCTCGCGGACGACCGGTTCCTCATCACGGTGCCGACCCCGGACACCGCCTCGGTGACCCTGCTCGAGGGCACCGCGCTGCTCGATCCATCCTTCGACAGGTTCGGGTGGGTCTGGACCGGGGAGCGCACGAACACCGGGCGGTTGCTGCTGGCCCGGACGGACGGGTCAACGGCCACGCTGGAGACGCCGACGCTCGCCGGTGCCCAGGTCGCCTCGATCCGGGTCAGCCGGGACGGCACCCGGATGGCCGTGGTGTACACCGGCGGTGGCGCGATGCGCGTCGAGGTCGTCGCGATCACCCGGGACGCCGACGGGGTCCCGATCCGGCTCGGTCCGCCGCTGAGCCTCGCGCCGTCGATGACGTCGGCCACCCAGGTGGTCTGGGTCGACGAGTCCACCCTCGCGGTGCTCGGCGCCAGCGGTGGGTCCATCAGCGTGCACCTGGTGACCGTCGGCGGTCAGCCCACGAGGTCCCTGCCCACCGTGGTCGACTCCGCCTCGATCGCGGCCGCCCGCGGCGAGCGTGAGCTCTACCTGGTCACCTCAGACGGGAACCTGTACGCGCGCTCGGGGAACGGGTGGCGGCCGGTCTCCGGCCTGGACCCGGTGCGCGACCCCACCTTCCCCGGCTGA